A window of Halobellus sp. LT62 contains these coding sequences:
- a CDS encoding pyridoxamine 5'-phosphate oxidase family protein yields MSRDIMEHIEYAYTCGMDDEAVRERLETTETGVLALSKNNDSYAVPLAHYYDGEGLYFRLGVTEGSTKQAFLDATETATYVLYDTEPTEDAREFDSWSVVVSGALSEIPNAEHDRFDTAEINSQFSPIRVFGEEIDEIDIRILELEIESIAGRETSKSS; encoded by the coding sequence ATGTCCCGGGATATTATGGAACACATCGAGTACGCGTACACGTGCGGTATGGACGACGAAGCGGTTCGAGAGCGGCTCGAAACGACCGAGACGGGCGTGTTGGCGCTCTCGAAAAACAACGACAGCTACGCCGTCCCGCTGGCGCACTACTACGACGGCGAGGGGCTCTACTTTCGACTCGGCGTGACGGAGGGGAGCACGAAGCAGGCGTTTCTAGACGCGACGGAGACCGCCACGTATGTCCTCTACGACACCGAACCCACCGAGGACGCGCGAGAGTTCGACTCGTGGAGCGTCGTCGTCAGCGGCGCACTCAGCGAGATACCGAACGCGGAACACGATCGGTTCGACACCGCCGAGATCAACAGTCAGTTCTCGCCAATCCGCGTCTTCGGCGAGGAGATCGACGAGATCGACATTCGTATTCTCGAACTCGAAATCGAGTCGATCGCGGGCCGAGAGACCTCGAAATCGTCGTGA
- the aroC gene encoding chorismate synthase gives MNGNRFGRLFQVTTYGESHGDAMGVTVSGCPAGLELDEDDVQAELDRRKPGQSMITTSRGEPDAVSINSGVQDGYTTGTPIGMVIENKDARSGKYEPYVTAPRPSHGDFTYSAKFGTRNWGGGGRSSARETVNWVAAGAVAKKILESQDIRVKAHVNQIGDIEAPEVSFEQLLEHTEENPVRCADPDTAEEMRELIDEYQEQGDSIGGSIYFEAQGVPRGLGAPRFDAFPSRLGQAMMSIPATTAFEFGLGREAREWTGKDRNEDWEFDSDGDPVPEGNKHGGLQGGITTGEPIYGEITWHAPTSIPKKQKTVDWETGEEKEIQVVGRHDPVLPPRAVPVVEAMLNLTILDFMLLGGRINPDRLDDRPGEYDTDYHPSSPQNE, from the coding sequence ATGAACGGGAACCGATTCGGTCGGCTCTTTCAGGTCACCACCTACGGCGAGAGCCACGGCGACGCGATGGGCGTGACGGTCTCGGGCTGTCCGGCCGGGCTCGAACTCGACGAGGACGACGTCCAAGCCGAGCTCGACCGACGAAAGCCGGGACAGTCGATGATCACCACCTCCAGAGGCGAACCCGACGCGGTGTCGATCAATTCGGGGGTCCAAGACGGCTACACGACGGGGACGCCGATCGGGATGGTCATCGAGAACAAGGACGCGCGCTCCGGCAAGTACGAGCCGTACGTGACGGCCCCGCGGCCGAGCCACGGCGACTTCACGTACTCGGCGAAGTTCGGGACGCGGAACTGGGGCGGCGGCGGGCGCTCCTCTGCGCGCGAGACGGTCAACTGGGTCGCGGCGGGCGCGGTCGCGAAGAAGATCCTCGAATCGCAGGACATCCGAGTAAAGGCGCACGTCAACCAGATCGGGGACATCGAGGCCCCCGAGGTCAGCTTCGAGCAGCTGCTCGAACACACAGAGGAGAATCCGGTGCGCTGTGCCGACCCTGACACGGCAGAGGAGATGCGCGAACTGATCGACGAGTACCAAGAGCAGGGCGACTCGATCGGCGGCTCCATCTATTTCGAGGCGCAGGGCGTCCCGCGGGGCCTCGGTGCGCCGCGGTTCGACGCGTTCCCCTCGCGACTCGGCCAAGCGATGATGTCGATCCCGGCGACGACGGCGTTCGAGTTCGGTCTCGGTCGGGAGGCTCGCGAGTGGACCGGCAAAGACCGAAACGAGGACTGGGAGTTCGATAGTGACGGCGACCCGGTTCCCGAGGGCAACAAACACGGCGGCCTGCAGGGCGGCATCACGACCGGCGAACCGATCTACGGCGAGATCACGTGGCACGCGCCGACGTCGATTCCGAAAAAGCAGAAGACGGTGGACTGGGAGACCGGCGAGGAGAAGGAGATCCAAGTCGTCGGCCGACACGACCCCGTGTTGCCGCCGCGTGCGGTGCCCGTCGTTGAGGCGATGTTGAACCTCACGATCCTCGACTTTATGCTCCTCGGCGGTCGGATCAACCCCGACCGACTCGACGACCGACCCGGCGAGTACGACACCGACTATCACCCGTCTAGCCCCCAGAACGAGTAG